CTGGCTGAATTTAGCGTATACCGTAAGAGGCCCCGGAAGCACCGGGGTGGATAAAATGGCGGCGAGAAGGAGCCATAATAAATTTACAAGTAAAAACCCTTTTAAAAAGACCCACATTTTTTTTCTCATATCTCATCCGCCTTAATGATATTTTCCGTGATCTGCTGTTCCAGTAACCGATAGGCTGGTTCTGAAGGACGTTTCAAACCCTGCCATGGATTTTCGCTGAAAAAATCAAAGGAGCCGCCCCGTTTCATCACTGCGATCCTGTGGGCAAGGTAAAGAGCGTCTTCCACCCGGTGGGTGACAATGACTGTGGTGGGCTTTTTTTCCTTCCAGACCCGCAGAAACAGCTCCCTTGCTGCCAATGCCGCGGCAATATCCAGGGCAGCGAATGGCTCGTCCATCAAAAGCAGTTCCGGATTCATAAGGAATGCCCTTGTGAGAGCCACACGCTGTGCCTGCCCGCCGCTTAATGTACCCGGATAACGGTCTAAAAGTCCGCCAATTCCCAGCTCTTTACACAGGTTGGTAAGATGCACTTCCAGGTTACTTGTATTACTCCGGATTTTGGCCGTGAACAGGCAGTTTTCCTTTACTGTCTTCCAGGGCAGCAGCCCGTAATTCTGTGGGATCAGCCCGATGGAGCAGGTTTTGGGGTCAAGGCTGGTTCCGTCCAGGGTGATGGAGCCTGTATAAGGCAGAATGCCTGCCAGGGCGTGAACCATGGTGGATTTTCCGCAGCCGGAGGGACCTGCCACAGCCAGAACCCTACCGGTCTCCAGCAGCCAGGACATCTGGTCAATTGCTTTATGTGTTCCGCCTTTTCCATATGTGACAGAGATATCTTTTACTTTCAGCATCTGGCTCCCTCCGATCTTCTTAAGTTTTTATTTCAATTCTCCGGTCAGCTGATCAGGCTTTAGATCCGGGCTGCATAATTCCTTCTTTGCTGCCCATTCCACAGCCGCCTGCAGATCAGAAGTCTTTGGCAGCTCATTTTTCCGGTATACAGGCAGCTTAATAGTTCCTGCCAGCTCTTCAGGATAGCCTGCCGCCTTGATGACTGTGGCTTCGTACTCGTTTAAAGGAGTATTGTTAAGATAATCAACTGCCTCATCGTATGCCTGATACATTTTTTTAATCGTATCGGATTTTTCATCGATGGACTTATTTGTAAATGCAGATACCGCAGGATACAGCCCGTCGGTGTTGGCACTTCCCAGGACTACCGCTCCATCCTTAATCGCCAGGGTGGAGAAAGGCTCTGGCAGAAGGACTAAATCCACTTTGCCGTTACGCAGCATTTCAAGCCTGTCAGGGATCCGGGGTACTACCTGTTTGTCTAAATATGTATCCTCCAACCCGGCATTATTTAAAATATAATCCAGAGAATACTCAATTAAGGTGTTTTCAGAGATTGCAATGCTTTTTCCCTCTGCGTTCTCTAAGGAAGTGATTCCCGTATCCTTTCCTGCAAGAAGTACATAATCCCCGTCCGTACATCCGGTGGCTTTCACGTCAAGTCCGGCATTCTGATACATGCACAGGCCGATGAAGTCAGTAAATACCCCGTCTAATTCCCCTGCCTGAAGCGCCGCATCCCGGTCTTTTGCAGAAGAGAATACCTGCATATCCAACTGAATTCCGTACTTCTTGTCAAGTCCCTGTTCGGTGATAATGGTAAGGGGGACGATATCGGAGGAGTACATGACTCCCAAATGAACGGTAGTGTCAACCGAAGTCTTTGCTTTGCCGGCGCATCCTCCCAGGATAACCGCTGCCGTACAGCCCAGTAATGCCATAAGAATTCCTGCGCGGCCTGATAAATTATGTTTCTTAGCATTATTTCCTGATTTTTTCATATATTCTCCTTTGGCTTTTTATTTGCCTTATTACTTATTCTTCTTCTTTCCATCTGGCGTACCGGTGATTTTCCACTCCCAGACAGTCCAATACCCGGCCGGCCATAAAATCCGCCATGTCATCAAGGCATTTTGGCTTCTGGTAGAAGGCCGGCATGGCGGGAACCATCAATGCGCCGCATTCTGCCAGAGTCAGCATATTTTTCAAATGAATCTGGGACAGGGGCGTTTCCCTGGGCATCAATACCAGAGGTCGCCGCTGTTTTAACGCTACATCGGCAGCGCGGGTCATTAAATCCGGTGTAATTCCTGCCGCAATGTGGGCCAGTTTTGACATGGAGCATGGGGCTACGATCATTCCGTCCGTCAGATGGGAACCGCTGGCAGCCGCGGAAAACAGATTCTTGTTATCTTCCAGGATAAGCTGACCGGTGAAACGTTTTTTAAAATCAGCGATCCATTCTCCTGCCTCCCGTCCTGTTTCGTAGGCCACAACTTTTTCTCCTGTTTCCGTCAGGATAAGCCGTACCCTGGCTCCGCTTTCAAGCAGAGCCTCCACCGTCCGTAGGCCGTAAATACTGCCGCTTGCGCCTGTAATTCCAACTACATATTGTTTCATAGTCTGCTTCATTCCCTTTCTATTGCATTATAAGTACACATCCAGAGTCCCGAAGACCAGAAGCACGATGCTGGTGATCTGGCTGATGCTGTATGACGCGATATTGACATTTTCCAGACGGTCCGGCGATACCATCCGGTGCTGAATCACCATGAGGACCGCGATGATCCCAAGGCCTGTTCCGTAAAGAACTCCAAACTGGGGATAGAGCAGCACTCCGGCAATACACAGGCAAAGCAGTGCGGCACAATGGAACAGAGTGCTGATCCATAATCCGCCTTTTACTCCAAATTGCACTGGAATGGAGTGGAGGCCGTTTGCCTTATCAAATTCATAATCCTGAGATCCGTATATAATATCAAAACCTGCGGTCCAGAGGCAGTTGGCAGCGCCAAAGAAAAGCGGTATCAGGGAAAACTTCCCCGTTACCGCCAGCCAGGCCCCTACGGGAGCGCAGGCGCATGTAATACCCAGAACCAGATGGCACGTCCAGGTGAATCGTTTCGTGTAGGAGTAGACAGTCATCAGAAACAGAGCCAGGGGGGACAGGATGAGACATAGCAGGTTTAAACGGGAGGCGCTGAACACCATAACCAGAAAGCAGGCAGCCACCAGGATTAAGGTTTCCTTTTTGCCAATCTGTCCCTGGGGAATCTGGCGGCTTGCTGTTCTTGGATTTTTCGCGTCAATCCTGGCATCCACCACCCGGTTTAAGGCGTTGGCGCCTGTTCTGGCGCTTAAAAAGGCAAGAGCAGCCCAGAATACCACCTTTGGATCCGGCCTGCCGCCGGAAACAGCCAGCAGGGCTACTGCGGCAAAGGCCAGGGAAAAGATGGTATGGCTGAACATGACCAGTTTTCCGTATTCATTTAATTTATTTACTATTTTTCCAGTGATCGATCCCATAAGTACTCCATTTCGCTGATACCTTGTTTTTGATTTCATCTGTCATCACAATATCCTCCGGCCAGGGACGGGAAAGCCCTTCCTCCAGCCGTTTTCTTGTGGCATCAAAAGCCGTCCGTCTGCCGGACCTAAACATGTCTCTGGTGACATCAATATTATTGAATACCCGCCACATGACTGTGGAATGATCTGACGGGTCCACATCCTCGTCCACAACTAAAATAAGGGAAGCCTTTTTTTCTTCCAGCATGGCCAGGGCTTTTTGCCTGCCATCCCATGGCTGTTCCTTTCGGATTGGCACGATCTCAAGTGCTCCCCCGGCAAAGGCTTCTTTTCCTCTGCTGGTGGCGTCTATGCCAAGCCGTCCTCCATACAAAGGATAATCAGAAGAGTGATCCAGAGCATCTAACGGTCCTTTGCTTATCACAAAATCTTCTTCCGGATGGGCATAACGCAGAACTTCCTGCCAGACAGCTTTTGCATCACTTGGATCGATGGTTTCATCCACCGCCACGATCATCTTGGCAGTTCTCATCTGTCCCATGCCCCAGATAGCGTTCATGACGGTTCTGGCAGCTCCCGGATAAGCCGGCTTCACCGATACCACTGCGCAGTTATGGAAGACGCCCTCAAAGGGCAGATGAATATCCCGCAGCTCGGGAATTGCCATTTTTAATATGGGAAGGAAGATGCGCTCCGTGGCCTTTGCCATATAGCAGTCTTCCATGGGAGGTTTTCCTACCACTGTGGCAGGATATACGGGATGCTTTTTGCGGGTAATGGTCGTAACATGAAATTTGGGATACCAGTCAGCCAGGGAATAATATCCGGTATGATCTCCAAAAGGTCCTTCCCAGACCAGCTCTTCCTGTGGATCCACATAGCCTTCCAGTACAAATTCCGCATCCTCAGGCACATAGAGATCGTTGGTAATGCATTTTACCATCTTTACCGGTCTTTTTTTGAGAAATCCAGCCAGCATCATCTCATCAAGCTTCGGCGGAAGGGGGGCTGTGGAAGCATAGGTTACGGCCGGATCGCATCCAAGTGCAACGGATACGGGCATTGGACAGCCTTTTTTCCGGTATGCTTCGTAAATACCGGCTCCATCCTTGTGCTTCTGCCAGTGCATTGCCGTTGTCCTGGAATCCAGCACCTGCATCCGGTACATGCCCATGTTCTGAAGCTTTGTATCCGGATATTTCGTAAAGACAAGGGGAAGTGTAAAGAAACGGCCCCCATCAAGAGGCCAGCAATGCAGTACCGGCAGCTTCCCAAGGTCAGGGTCTTTTTCTATTACCTGCTGGCAGCCGGGCTTCCTTATATGAAACCGGCTCCGGAAAGGAAAGCAGCACAACAGGCGCAGAAGCTTTGGAGCAAAGGAGAACAGCTTTAAAAATGATGAGTAATTTCCAAAATCCAGATAAGCTCCGATCTCTGCTGCGATATCATCTAAGTTATCCGCCCCAAGAGAAAGGGCCATCCGTCTGTCCGTACCAAAGGCGTTCATCAGTACCGGATAGGGAGAGCCCTCTACCTGTTCAAACAGAATTGCTTTGTTGTTTAAATCTTCCGCCTTGCAGACCCTGTCTGTAATCTCCGTTATTTCCAAAAGAGGGGATACTTTTGACCTTACCCGGATCAGTTCCCCTCTCTCTTCTAACATATGAATAAAATCCTGTAATCCTCGATACGACATATTGCCTCCTAACGGTCATTGCTGCGGTAAGCTTCATAGCCGCTGCTGGTTTTGATGCTGTTATCGGGGAGGACCCACATTGCCTCCACACCCTCCATGCTTTCAACTAGGGCCAGTCCTTTTTCATAGGGCAAATTGAATATGGCGGTAGAAAGTGCATCTGCCCAGCCGGAATCTATGCACACAACGGAGACCGCCCGGAAGTATGCTGCAGGCATCAAGGTGTCAGGGTTGATAATATGATGATATTTGAGCCCATCCACTATGTAATACCTTTCATAATCACCGCTGCTGACGAGAGAATCACCGTCTAGATTCAAAGTATCAATGGCCTTTTTATCACTGTCAAGATCCGGGTTTTGGATATCCAGCTTCCACGGCTTTCCGTCTGCCCGTATTCCGATGGCGCGGATATTACCTCCTACACTGAGAAGGACATGATCAATTCCCCTGGCTTCCAGAGATCTTGCAACCTGCTCCGTGGCATACCCTTTTGCAATGGCTCCCACGTCCAGCCGCATATCAGGATCCTCCAGATATACGGTGGAAGCTTCTTCATCTATAAGGACCTTTGAAAAATCAGTATGAAGGGCTGTCTCTTTCAGTTTATCCATAGGCGGAATCTCTGCGGTCTCCGGGTTTTCTATTCCCTTTGTACGATAATCGTGCCAGATGGATAAGACGCTTCCCATGGCTGCATTTACTTTGCCGTCTGTTTTTTCATAAGCTTCTCCGGCCAGCTTCAGCATATCAATGATCTTCTGATCCACCTTTACCGGATTTTTCCCTGCATTATCATTGATGGTCTTAATATTGGCAATGCCTTCATAGTCATTGTAAATATCATATAACTGGTGGTAAATCTCCAGCTCATCGTGAACATCTGTGGCGATTTGGGTAAATTCCTCTTTATTTTTTGAATATCCGACGATCTGGGTAACGGTATCAAAGAGATTTAAAAATTCAGCATGAAATCTTTGTTCCTTTTTAGCGCCTATGGCGGCGGTATTAACCGCCGCCATAGTAAGCGCTGCCAGAGTTCCGGCAATTATAATAAATGTTAGTACTTTTTTATTTTGCATTTGCTTCTGCCTTGGAGATGCCCTCTTGGAAGTCGCCAATACCAACGGTTACGCTGGCTTTTAAGTCGGCATCAGTAGGTGCACCTTCTGTTTCATCAATTGTAAGACCGGTGATCTCACTGGCTGTTTTGCCAACTGCATAAGCTGCGAAGCTGGCAGCCTGCTCATTCCACTCTTTGCCAATACCGGAAGCTTTTTTCATGCCATAAGCATCACCTAACTGATCCTTGGTCTTGAAATCAGTAGACTTTAAGTCGCTGGTGATTTTACCGGAAGCGTCAAAGTTTACGTTGACCTGAGAAGCGTCAAGTACACAGCTTGTGATTTTTCCGTCTACGCCAAAGCTTGCAATGGTGTAGGTAGAATAAGCCTGTGCTACGCCGTCAGCATCAGCATCTGCATCTTTGGACTTGCTGATACCTGTAACGATGCCGTATCCCAGCTTGTCGCCTGCCTGGGCACCTGTGCTCTTGGCATTTGCTGCAGCCTGCTCAACAACATTGATAAAGTCTCCGATATGAACGGTAATGGTAGCCTTTAAGTCTGCATCATCTGCAAGACCATCAGAAGAAACGGCAATTCCCTTTACTTCGTCAGCGGTTTTTCCGATTACGTACTGGGCAAAGCCGGCAGCCTGCTCATTCCACTCTTTGCTGATAGCGGAAGCTTTTTTCATGCCGTATTTTTCTCCCAGTTCATTCTTGGATTCAACAACAGTGCCAAGATCTGTAAGCAGTTTTCCTTCTTTGGAGAAATTTACTTTGGTCTGAATTGCATCGATTTTACAGTCTACGATTTTGCCGCTGCCATCTACCAATACGGCTGCGAACATGGTATCTACTTCTGCAAGTCCATCTTTTTCTCCTGCATCTGTGGATTTGCCGATGGAAGAAATTACTGCATAACCGGTAGATAAAGCGCCTTCTGCGGCCTCAGCCTTTTCAGCTTCTGTGGTCTCCGCCTGTGCGGTAGTTTCGGCAGTTGTTGCTGCCTCTGTCGGTGCAGCAGTAGTTGGTGCCTGCTGTAAATTGGATGAACATCCTGCCAGGATAGATGCTGCCGCCATAAGACCGCAGCCTAAAGCTAAAACACGTTTTTTCATAGAAATTACTCCTCCTTATGTTGCTTTATATTGTATTATTTTTTAATACCATAATAAGATTTATCCACCACGGTCATGATCCTGGCCTTCTTGGCTTCGGATAAATTAAGGCTTCCGATGGTGTTTACAGCTTTTGCATAATATCTGCCGGCTATTGTCTTAGTATAAGCAGTTCCCCCGGCTTCTAAAACCCTGTCATAGAGTTCCTTAGCGGTAACCAGGCCGTTTTTAACCTGCTTTAAAAAGTTCTCATCCTGTTTCATGGCGTGGATGAGAGGAAGAGTGACAACTCCTTCTTCATAATCAGACCGGACGTTCTTCTTTGCATCTCTTTCATCCATCTCATAATCAATGCAGTCATCCATAAGCTGAAAGATCATGCCTACGTCGTTGCCGGCCTTCCGGTACATACGAAGCTTTTTCTTATCCTTTGTAGACAGCGCAGCACCGCCGAGAAAGGAGGCTTCAAAAAGTGCCGCCGTTTTTCCTTTGATGATGCTTAAATATCGGTAAACTGATAAGTCCAGGTTTCCATTGTTAATTTCCTGTCGCAGTTCACCCATGCAGATCCGGCATAAGTAATTGGGCATATCCAGGGTTTCGTATTCGCTTTTTTTAGGAATGGAAGCCGCCAGCTTAAGCGCCATGGATAAGAGGTAATCTCCGCATATGACCGCTGCCTTTTTTCCGAATCTCTTTTGAAGTGTATCGATTCCACGCCTTGTATCAGCGTCATCAATCACATCATCATGGACCAGGGTTGCCAGATGCAGCAGTTCCACTGCTGATGCCAAGGTAATGGCTTCAGCAGGGACCTTATCCTCTTCATTCATGGAACAGGCCATCAGCCCATAGGCACGGATGAATTTACCTGTGGATTTTGCCAGATGGGCCGTATAAGTTCTGATGACAGGAGGCGCTGAAGATAAATGCTTTTCCACAGCCGCAGCCATTAAATCGAAAGCCTCTTCAAAGCCATACCGCAGGCTGTCTGCATCCTCCAACAATTCTCTATTAGTCATTGTATAAATACCACTTCCTTATAAAGGGAAGTTTTCTCCATTTTTTCTTAAGCCAGGGCATGAAATAATAATCAAGGCCAAGGGTTCTGCCGCCGCCGATCAAAATTGCTATGCCGGCAAAAATCATCCAGAACGTATTTAAGTAAAGACCGGTGGTGCAGACGAACATAAACTGAAGCACCAGGGAGGCAGCAGAGGAAAGGAAGTTGAATAAGCCCGCCATCAAAGCCAGACCGATCAGGATCTCCGCAATCACAATACCGCGCTGCATGAACAGCTGCAGTCCGCCGTTAGGCAGGATCACTGTGTTCACAAACCAGTTCATAGGAGCAAAATCCAGTTTAAAGGCATAATCAGACAGAGTCGAATGGGATAAGCCTTTGGAACTGACGAGGGTAGCGTCGATTAATCCTAAAATATGATAGGAGAAAACCGCAACACCGCTGGAAACTGCTTCTGTTGCAGCACCTGTGGCACTGGCTACCGCGTCTGCTGCTGCCGTAGTTGCGCTGGAAACCGCATCTGCCGAAGGAGCTGCCCCTCCGATGCCTGTGATTCCGTAGGGAGCCAGAATGTTGTTGAAGAATTGATTGGCTCC
The nucleotide sequence above comes from Lacrimispora sp. BS-2. Encoded proteins:
- a CDS encoding ATP-binding cassette domain-containing protein, whose product is MLKVKDISVTYGKGGTHKAIDQMSWLLETGRVLAVAGPSGCGKSTMVHALAGILPYTGSITLDGTSLDPKTCSIGLIPQNYGLLPWKTVKENCLFTAKIRSNTSNLEVHLTNLCKELGIGGLLDRYPGTLSGGQAQRVALTRAFLMNPELLLMDEPFAALDIAAALAARELFLRVWKEKKPTTVIVTHRVEDALYLAHRIAVMKRGGSFDFFSENPWQGLKRPSEPAYRLLEQQITENIIKADEI
- a CDS encoding MetQ/NlpA family ABC transporter substrate-binding protein encodes the protein MKKSGNNAKKHNLSGRAGILMALLGCTAAVILGGCAGKAKTSVDTTVHLGVMYSSDIVPLTIITEQGLDKKYGIQLDMQVFSSAKDRDAALQAGELDGVFTDFIGLCMYQNAGLDVKATGCTDGDYVLLAGKDTGITSLENAEGKSIAISENTLIEYSLDYILNNAGLEDTYLDKQVVPRIPDRLEMLRNGKVDLVLLPEPFSTLAIKDGAVVLGSANTDGLYPAVSAFTNKSIDEKSDTIKKMYQAYDEAVDYLNNTPLNEYEATVIKAAGYPEELAGTIKLPVYRKNELPKTSDLQAAVEWAAKKELCSPDLKPDQLTGELK
- a CDS encoding UbiX family flavin prenyltransferase, whose amino-acid sequence is MKQYVVGITGASGSIYGLRTVEALLESGARVRLILTETGEKVVAYETGREAGEWIADFKKRFTGQLILEDNKNLFSAAASGSHLTDGMIVAPCSMSKLAHIAAGITPDLMTRAADVALKQRRPLVLMPRETPLSQIHLKNMLTLAECGALMVPAMPAFYQKPKCLDDMADFMAGRVLDCLGVENHRYARWKEEE
- a CDS encoding UbiA-like polyprenyltransferase; its protein translation is MGSITGKIVNKLNEYGKLVMFSHTIFSLAFAAVALLAVSGGRPDPKVVFWAALAFLSARTGANALNRVVDARIDAKNPRTASRQIPQGQIGKKETLILVAACFLVMVFSASRLNLLCLILSPLALFLMTVYSYTKRFTWTCHLVLGITCACAPVGAWLAVTGKFSLIPLFFGAANCLWTAGFDIIYGSQDYEFDKANGLHSIPVQFGVKGGLWISTLFHCAALLCLCIAGVLLYPQFGVLYGTGLGIIAVLMVIQHRMVSPDRLENVNIASYSISQITSIVLLVFGTLDVYL
- a CDS encoding menaquinone biosynthesis decarboxylase — its product is MSYRGLQDFIHMLEERGELIRVRSKVSPLLEITEITDRVCKAEDLNNKAILFEQVEGSPYPVLMNAFGTDRRMALSLGADNLDDIAAEIGAYLDFGNYSSFLKLFSFAPKLLRLLCCFPFRSRFHIRKPGCQQVIEKDPDLGKLPVLHCWPLDGGRFFTLPLVFTKYPDTKLQNMGMYRMQVLDSRTTAMHWQKHKDGAGIYEAYRKKGCPMPVSVALGCDPAVTYASTAPLPPKLDEMMLAGFLKKRPVKMVKCITNDLYVPEDAEFVLEGYVDPQEELVWEGPFGDHTGYYSLADWYPKFHVTTITRKKHPVYPATVVGKPPMEDCYMAKATERIFLPILKMAIPELRDIHLPFEGVFHNCAVVSVKPAYPGAARTVMNAIWGMGQMRTAKMIVAVDETIDPSDAKAVWQEVLRYAHPEEDFVISKGPLDALDHSSDYPLYGGRLGIDATSRGKEAFAGGALEIVPIRKEQPWDGRQKALAMLEEKKASLILVVDEDVDPSDHSTVMWRVFNNIDVTRDMFRSGRRTAFDATRKRLEEGLSRPWPEDIVMTDEIKNKVSAKWSTYGIDHWKNSK
- a CDS encoding FAD:protein FMN transferase, with protein sequence MQNKKVLTFIIIAGTLAALTMAAVNTAAIGAKKEQRFHAEFLNLFDTVTQIVGYSKNKEEFTQIATDVHDELEIYHQLYDIYNDYEGIANIKTINDNAGKNPVKVDQKIIDMLKLAGEAYEKTDGKVNAAMGSVLSIWHDYRTKGIENPETAEIPPMDKLKETALHTDFSKVLIDEEASTVYLEDPDMRLDVGAIAKGYATEQVARSLEARGIDHVLLSVGGNIRAIGIRADGKPWKLDIQNPDLDSDKKAIDTLNLDGDSLVSSGDYERYYIVDGLKYHHIINPDTLMPAAYFRAVSVVCIDSGWADALSTAIFNLPYEKGLALVESMEGVEAMWVLPDNSIKTSSGYEAYRSNDR
- a CDS encoding polyprenyl synthetase family protein; this translates as MTNRELLEDADSLRYGFEEAFDLMAAAVEKHLSSAPPVIRTYTAHLAKSTGKFIRAYGLMACSMNEEDKVPAEAITLASAVELLHLATLVHDDVIDDADTRRGIDTLQKRFGKKAAVICGDYLLSMALKLAASIPKKSEYETLDMPNYLCRICMGELRQEINNGNLDLSVYRYLSIIKGKTAALFEASFLGGAALSTKDKKKLRMYRKAGNDVGMIFQLMDDCIDYEMDERDAKKNVRSDYEEGVVTLPLIHAMKQDENFLKQVKNGLVTAKELYDRVLEAGGTAYTKTIAGRYYAKAVNTIGSLNLSEAKKARIMTVVDKSYYGIKK